GCGCCCCTTCGCATAGGCGATGAGTTCACCGTCGAGCACGAAGTCCCCTTCCAGCAACCTGGCGGCGGAAACCAGTTCCGGGAACTCATCATTGAGCGGCCGGAGATCCCGTGAAAAGAGGGCGACCTCATGGCCGGATTTATGGAGCTGGGCACGGATGCCATCGTACTTCGGCTCAAGCCAGACGGGCGGCGGAAACGGCAGTTGGTCGAACAGCGGCAGATCGCTGGCCACATCCCTTTCGAGCGGGGAAGCCAGCATGCACTTCACCGGCACCATCGGTTTCAATGCCGCCTCCTCCAGTTGTTGGTAGCGGGCGAGGACCGCGGTCTCACCGATGTTTCCCGTCAGCATGTTCGCATGCCGCACGTCCGCCGGGTCCGACTTGAATGCCAAGGCGATGGCGTCCTCCACCAGTCCCTCCTTGAGGCCGATCCTCAGATCGCCGGTCAGCAACTTGACCACCGTCTCCCCCTCCATGGGGTGCAGCGCCGCCAGCCGGGAGGACAGTTTCCCGATCCGGTCGAGCGAACCCTCCGCCTGCGCGAGCGAGAGAAAAAAATTCTCCAGCCCCGGGAGGTCCAGTGGCTCCGGTTTCAGAGGCAGTTCCTGTAATACCAGCCGGGCGGTGCGGGAGGTGTCGTTCTGGGCCAGGGAGATTTCGCGGTAGCGTTCCTCCCGGGTGCCGGGGATGGAAAGCAAAGCCCGCCGGATGGTGGAGGAACCCGCGTGCAGCGGACGGCGTCCGCCATGCCGGGGCAGGGCTTCGCCCGTCAGCCAGAATGCCGCCAGCCGCAGGTCATGGTCGCTTTCCAAGGCTCCCAGATAAGATGCCAGGAACTTGATCTTCGCCACCCGGCTGCTGGTTTCCCCCACCAGTCGGCACAGGTCGCTGAAGTCCGCCAGCGTGCAGATCACCCGGTTGTAGCGCGGACTGGAGGAAGTGGTCAGGCGTCGGGATGCCTCGCCCATGGAAAGCTCGAGCTGGTCGTTGCCGGTCGCGCTCCAGGCGTCCATCCGTTTCGTCCGCAGTTCGGCGGCGAACTCCAGCGCATAGCCGTGCACTGTCAGCACCCGCTTCGGCCGCACCCGCTGGATGCACTCCATCAGTCCCGGGTGGTCGGCATGGTCGGATAGCGGGATGGCCTCGTCCACCCGGTAGCGGTACTTCGCGCCCGGCTGCATCGCCCAGCCGCTCAGCATCGCCACCCGCTTCGCCTTCAAGCCGCGCAGCGCCTTTGAGCGGACCGCGTTCGGCGGGGCGATCAGCGCCATCCCGGCCGGGATGCTTCCTTCGAAGATCACCGGCTCCGGCAGATCCACCCCCGCATCGCGGCAGGCGGAGGTCATTTCCGCCACGCTCGGGTGCAGCATCACCGGCACGCCGTGCTCCGCCAGCAGGGCCAGCGCCTCCTGCGCTTTCCCCAGGGAGTAGCCCAGCAGCACCGGGGTCTCGCCATCCGCGAACGCGTCGTTCACGAAGCGCAGGATCGAGGATTCGATCTCCATCTGGTTGGGAAACTCGAACATCGGCAGGCCGAAGGTCGTCTCCATGATGAGCGTGTCCGCGTTGATGAAATTCACCGGCTCAGCCGTCCGTCCGCGCCGGGTCTTGAAGTCCCCGGTGTAGAGCAGGCTCGCGTTGTCCTTGATCCGGGCGACGTGGAGCATCGCGGAACCCGCGATGTGGCCCGCAGGCAGCAATCTCAGGCGGTAGCCGTTCTCGACGATCGGCACGTGGAAAGGCGTCGCCACCAACCGGTTTTCCGCCAGATGGAACCGTCTCCGCACCAGTTGTGCCGTCACGTCCGAGCAGATCACGGACTCATGCCGGGCGAAGTGGTCCGCGTGCGCGTGGGAAACAAAGGCACGCGGCTTCGCATCCCAAGGATCCAGCCACAGGTCCAGATCCGGCAGGTAAATGCCGCGGTTGAAACGAACTTCGATCAAATTGAATATATACTACCGAGGAAAGTGGAACCCGCCACGACGAAAACGTCAACCGGACTGGTTCAGCCTCAATAGACCGGTGCGCCACCATCGTCCTGGTAGCCACCGTATTGCTGCTCCTGCTGGCTCTGGGCGCGCTTCTCCTGGATCTTGTTTTTGGACCAGATGAAGCCCTCCTTGATGTCACGGCCCACGCCGATGGTGGTGTTGCATGAAGTCAGTGCGGCGGCGAGCAACAGGGCGCAGGCGAATTTCATGAGGGTGAATTTACGCCGGAAGAAACTTCGGGAAAGTTAAATTTTCTCCAACGGGGCCGCAACCTGTCCTCCCGGACCACTTCGGGTTTGACCACCGGAGGTTCCGGGCACTCATTGGGGCGTGCCAGATGAACCGGCTGCCCCTCGCGAAACCGAGCCCCTGTTCGTCGCCCGTGGGATCACGAAAGTTTATCCCGGTGAGATCGAGGTGGTCGCCCTGGCAGGAGTGGATCTGGAGCTTTATGAGGGGGAACTGGTGGTCCTGCTGGGACCATCCGGCAGTGGAAAATCCACCCTCCTGAACATCCTCGGCGGGCTGGACACCCCCACGGAAGGCTCCCTCCTTTACCGTGGCCAGGATCTGGCGAATGCGGATGAGCGGGCACTGACCAACTTCCGCCGGGATGCCGCCGGTTTCATTTTTCAGTTCTACAACCTCATCCCCAGCCTCACCTCCCGGGAGAACGTCGCGCTCATCACGGAGATCTCCCGTGACCCGATGGAGCCGGAGGAGGCGCTCGACATGGTGGGCCTGGGCGACCGCATGGACCATTTCCCGTCCCAGCTTTCCGGCGGCCAGCAGCAGCGGGTGGCCATCGCCCGCGCCATCGCGAAAAAGCCGGAAGTCCTGCTCTGCGATGAGCCGACCGGTGCGCTCGACGTGAAGACGGGCGTGACCGTACTGGAGGCGATCGAGCGGGTGAACCGGGATCTCGGCACGCTGGCGGTCATCATCACGCACAACGCGGTCATTGCCGGCATGGCGGACCGCGTCATCCATTTCTCCGACGGCAACATCACCCGGATCGACCGCAACGGGAAACGGAACCCCGTCGCCAGCCTCGATTGGTGATCCCCGATGCACCCGCTCGACAAAAAACTGGTCCGCGATCTGGGTTCCATGAAGGGCCAGATGATCGCCGTGGCGCTGGTGATGGCGTGCGGGCTGGCGGTCATGATCATGGCCCGCAGCCTGATCCACTCGCTGGATGTCACCCGCTTGCAGTACTATGCGGACCATCGCTTCGCGGAGGTTTTTTCCGATCTGAAACGCGCGCCGAACTCCCTCCGCCCGCGCCTTGCCGAGATCTCCGGCGTCGCCGCCGTGGAGACCAGCGTGAAAGGCAGCGCCGTGCTGGAGATCCCGGGCATGAAGGAGCCTGCGGACGGCACCATCCATTCGCTGCCGGACGACCGGCCGCAGACGCTCAACCTCCTGTTCATCCGCTCCGGCCGGCTGCCGCGTCCCGGAGCGAAGAATGAAGTCGTCATCGGTGAGGCGTTCGCGGAGGCCCATGGCTTCGGCCCGGGGGACTACATCGATGCGACCATCCGCGGTCTGCGCGAGCGGCTCTGGATCACCGGCGTCGTGCTTTCCCCGGAGTATGTCTTCGAGTCCCGGCCGGGGGACACCATGCCGGACAACAAGCGCTTCGGCGTCTTCTGGATGAGCGAGCGGGACCTCTCCATCGCGCTGGACCTGGATGGCGCGTTCAACCATGTGGCGGTGGACCTCGCGCCCGGTGCCTCCCAGCGGGCCGTCATGGCGGACATCGACCGGTTGCTGAAACCCTACGGCGGTCTCATCGCCTACGGCAGGAAAGACCATGCGTCCGCCCTCCGGCTGGATGACGAGCTGCGGATCCTCCGGGGATTCGCCGTCGTGTTCCCCGCCATTTTCCTCGGCATCGCCGCGTTCATGACCAGCGCCGCGATTTCCCGTCTGGTGAAGCTCCAGCGGGAGCAGATCGCGCAGTTGAAGGCTTTCGGCTACTCCTCCGCCGCGGTCGGCTGGCACTACATGAAGTTCGCGCTGGTCATCGTGGCGACCGCCACGTTCTTCGGCGGAGTTCTCGGGCTGATCCTCGCGACCAATGTGGTGAACCTCTACCACATGTTCTTCCGTTTCCCGTTGCTGGAGCTCCTGCCGGACTGGCGGGCCATCTCCGTTTCCCTGCTCATCAGCACCGGGGCGGTCGCCCTCGGTGTGTCCGGAGCGGTGCGCCTGGCGGTGAAGCTGGCCCCCGCGGAGGCCATGCGTCCGGAGCCGCCGACGGAGTTCAAGCCCACGCTCATCGAGCGGCTGGGCTTGGCGCATCTTTTCTCGCCGTCGTTCCGCATGGCCCTGCGCAACATCGAGCGGAAGCCCTTCCAGTCGCTGTTCACCGCGCTGGGCCTCGCGCTCGCCACCGCCATCCCCATCGTGCCGGGAGCCATGCGGGATGGCATCGCCTACCTGATGGACTTCCAGTGGTCCCACGTCCAGCGGCAGACGGCCACCCTCGGCCTGGTGGAGGCCGGTTCCGCCCACTCGCTCAACGCGATGCGGCACCTGCCGGGAGTGATGGACATCGAGCCGTTCCGCGCCGTCCCCGCCCGGATGATGTTCGGCCATCGCGAGCGCCGTGTCAGCATCAACGGCATCACCCTGGATCCGCGCTTGAACCGCCAGTTGGATGACAAGGGCCGCCCCGTCGCGCTTCCTCCCGGCGGCCTCCTTGTTTCCGCGAAGCTGGCGGAAATCCTCGGCGTCGTTCCCGGGGACATTGTGCGCCTTGAGGTCCAGGAGGGCCGGAGGCCGACGCTTGAGATCCCCATCGGCGGCACCATCACCGACTATGCCGGGGTGGCCGCCTACATGGACATCGACGCACTCCGGAGCGAGATGAAGGAAGGGCCGACCGTCAGCGGCGCGCATGTGTCCGTGGATTCCGCCAGTTGGGATCAGTTCCTTGAACGCATCCGGGAGACACCCGTCATCGCCTCCCTGTCCATCACCCAGACGGCCCGTGAGAGTTTCAGGAAATCCACCGGTGAGATGATGGACAGCATCCAGCTCATCTACTTCGGATTCTCGGTCATCGTTTCCTTTGGTGTCGTTTATAACGGCGCGCGCATCGCTCTGTCGGAGCGGGGGCGCGACCTCGCCACCCTGCGGGTTGTCGGCTTCACCCACCGGGAGGTGGCCGGTGTGCTCATCGGAGAGCTGGCCATGCTCACACTGGCGGCCATCCCCGCCGGGCTTCTTTTCGGCAGCGGCCTTGCCAACCTGCTGGTCGTGGGTGTCAGTACGGAGACGGTTCGCATGCCGCTCGTCCTCACCTCACGCACCTTCACCACCGCCGTGCTCATCGTGCTCGCCTCATCGACCTTTTCCTTTGCCATCGTCAGCCGCAGGATCAGGAACCTCGACCTCATCGGCGTGCTGAAGGCCCGCGACTGACCCACCCCTTTTCCATGAAATCCACCAAATCGAAAAAAGCCGGCCCCATCCGCAAGCTGGTTCCCTGGTTGATCGTCCTTCTGCTGGTTGCCGCGGTGATCTACGGCCTGATGCCGAAGCCGCTGGTCGTGGACACCGCGGAAGTGAAGCGCGGGCCGCTCACGGTCTCCGTGGTGGAGGAGGGCAAGACGCGCATCCGCCACCGCCATGTCATCTCCCCGCCGGTCGCGGGCTACCTCCGCCGGGTGGAACTGCGGGCCGGTGCGCCCATCGTCCGCGGAAAGACCGTGCTCGCCGTGATCCAGGCATCCACTTCGAACTTCCTCGACCCCCGGACGAAGGCGGAGGCGGAGGCCCGCATCAAGGCGTCCGAAGCCATCCGCGAAACCCGCCAGGCGGATCTCGACCGTGCCACCGCCGCCCTCGACCTCGCGGAGAAGCAACTCGACCGTCAGGAAAAACTCCGCCAGTCCGGAGCCGCCGCCGAGCAGGACTACGACATCGCCGCAGCGGAGGCCCAGGTCAGGAAGCGTGAGCGCAACGCCGCCGAGTTCGCGGTGCGCGCCGCCGCTTCCGATGTCGAGGTCGCCCGCGCCGCCCTGCTGCAGGCGCAGGCTCCGTCGGCGGATCAGGCGAAGCCCATCGAGGTGCTGGCTCCCGTCGATGGCTTCGTGCTCAACGTCTATGAGGAAAGCGAGCGCCCGGTCACGCCCGGCCTGCCGATCATGGAGGTGGGGGATGTCCAGGACCTGGAGGCGGAGATCGAGCTGCTTTCCAGTGATGCCGTCGGAATCGCCCCCGGGGCGGACGTTTCCATCGAGCAATGGGGCGGCGGCACCCCGCTCCGCGGAAAGGTCAGCGTCGTGGAGCCGGGTGGATTCACCAAGATTTCATCCCTCGGGGTGGAGGAGCAGCGCGTGAAGGTGCGCGTCGATTTCACCGATCCCGTGCCTGCGGGCCATACCTTCGGCGACCGCTACCGTGTGGAGGCCCGCATCGTCACCTGGAAGGGGGACGACGTCCTCCAGATCCCCACGGGCGCGCTTTACCGGAAGGGCAACCAGTGGATGACGTTCATCAGGGAAAATGGCATCGCCCGCGAAACCAAGGTGACTGTCGGCCAGAA
The nucleotide sequence above comes from Akkermansiaceae bacterium. Encoded proteins:
- a CDS encoding ABC transporter ATP-binding protein, with protein sequence MPDEPAAPRETEPLFVARGITKVYPGEIEVVALAGVDLELYEGELVVLLGPSGSGKSTLLNILGGLDTPTEGSLLYRGQDLANADERALTNFRRDAAGFIFQFYNLIPSLTSRENVALITEISRDPMEPEEALDMVGLGDRMDHFPSQLSGGQQQRVAIARAIAKKPEVLLCDEPTGALDVKTGVTVLEAIERVNRDLGTLAVIITHNAVIAGMADRVIHFSDGNITRIDRNGKRNPVASLDW
- a CDS encoding ATP-dependent DNA ligase produces the protein MIEVRFNRGIYLPDLDLWLDPWDAKPRAFVSHAHADHFARHESVICSDVTAQLVRRRFHLAENRLVATPFHVPIVENGYRLRLLPAGHIAGSAMLHVARIKDNASLLYTGDFKTRRGRTAEPVNFINADTLIMETTFGLPMFEFPNQMEIESSILRFVNDAFADGETPVLLGYSLGKAQEALALLAEHGVPVMLHPSVAEMTSACRDAGVDLPEPVIFEGSIPAGMALIAPPNAVRSKALRGLKAKRVAMLSGWAMQPGAKYRYRVDEAIPLSDHADHPGLMECIQRVRPKRVLTVHGYALEFAAELRTKRMDAWSATGNDQLELSMGEASRRLTTSSSPRYNRVICTLADFSDLCRLVGETSSRVAKIKFLASYLGALESDHDLRLAAFWLTGEALPRHGGRRPLHAGSSTIRRALLSIPGTREERYREISLAQNDTSRTARLVLQELPLKPEPLDLPGLENFFLSLAQAEGSLDRIGKLSSRLAALHPMEGETVVKLLTGDLRIGLKEGLVEDAIALAFKSDPADVRHANMLTGNIGETAVLARYQQLEEAALKPMVPVKCMLASPLERDVASDLPLFDQLPFPPPVWLEPKYDGIRAQLHKSGHEVALFSRDLRPLNDEFPELVSAARLLEGDFVLDGELIAYAKGRKLGFADLQKRLGRTTASADLFLTDASHDLSVPLRFVAFDVLWLNGDDLLSNSLTERRAHLTHLNLTGPFEAIPVHMAADAGEIEARFKQALQDGHEGLIAKDPDDPYSPGRRGKSWIKLKGVMPTLDCVVVAAEQGHGKRSDVLSDYTFAVRDEESGELKVLGKAYSGLTDDEIEDLTEHFKRHTLQTERRKRLVEPNLILEIAFDAIRPSARHDSGLALRFPRIKSIRRDKTLDEIDTLQSARALVG
- a CDS encoding ABC transporter permease; its protein translation is MHPLDKKLVRDLGSMKGQMIAVALVMACGLAVMIMARSLIHSLDVTRLQYYADHRFAEVFSDLKRAPNSLRPRLAEISGVAAVETSVKGSAVLEIPGMKEPADGTIHSLPDDRPQTLNLLFIRSGRLPRPGAKNEVVIGEAFAEAHGFGPGDYIDATIRGLRERLWITGVVLSPEYVFESRPGDTMPDNKRFGVFWMSERDLSIALDLDGAFNHVAVDLAPGASQRAVMADIDRLLKPYGGLIAYGRKDHASALRLDDELRILRGFAVVFPAIFLGIAAFMTSAAISRLVKLQREQIAQLKAFGYSSAAVGWHYMKFALVIVATATFFGGVLGLILATNVVNLYHMFFRFPLLELLPDWRAISVSLLISTGAVALGVSGAVRLAVKLAPAEAMRPEPPTEFKPTLIERLGLAHLFSPSFRMALRNIERKPFQSLFTALGLALATAIPIVPGAMRDGIAYLMDFQWSHVQRQTATLGLVEAGSAHSLNAMRHLPGVMDIEPFRAVPARMMFGHRERRVSINGITLDPRLNRQLDDKGRPVALPPGGLLVSAKLAEILGVVPGDIVRLEVQEGRRPTLEIPIGGTITDYAGVAAYMDIDALRSEMKEGPTVSGAHVSVDSASWDQFLERIRETPVIASLSITQTARESFRKSTGEMMDSIQLIYFGFSVIVSFGVVYNGARIALSERGRDLATLRVVGFTHREVAGVLIGELAMLTLAAIPAGLLFGSGLANLLVVGVSTETVRMPLVLTSRTFTTAVLIVLASSTFSFAIVSRRIRNLDLIGVLKARD
- a CDS encoding HlyD family efflux transporter periplasmic adaptor subunit, producing the protein MKSTKSKKAGPIRKLVPWLIVLLLVAAVIYGLMPKPLVVDTAEVKRGPLTVSVVEEGKTRIRHRHVISPPVAGYLRRVELRAGAPIVRGKTVLAVIQASTSNFLDPRTKAEAEARIKASEAIRETRQADLDRATAALDLAEKQLDRQEKLRQSGAAAEQDYDIAAAEAQVRKRERNAAEFAVRAAASDVEVARAALLQAQAPSADQAKPIEVLAPVDGFVLNVYEESERPVTPGLPIMEVGDVQDLEAEIELLSSDAVGIAPGADVSIEQWGGGTPLRGKVSVVEPGGFTKISSLGVEEQRVKVRVDFTDPVPAGHTFGDRYRVEARIVTWKGDDVLQIPTGALYRKGNQWMTFIRENGIARETKVTVGQNNGVSAQILDGLEAGKTVILHPPDKVADGVKVTNGK